The Candidatus Synechococcus calcipolaris G9 nucleotide sequence TAGGGGGAACTTGCCTGCGGGGAGCCAATTTACGGGGAGCATTACTGCGGGGGGCCAGCTTTGAATGTGCGGATCTGACCGGTGCGGATCTCTTGGGTGCGGAGGCAAAACGCTCGGCCCTCCTTGCGGCTGCTACGTTAGAGCAGGCCACCATGCCCGATGGTACGGTCTATGAATTTTTTACACCCATGGCTTGAGCTAGTTGGTTTGTATTATTTTTATTTTATGGTTCTACTTTTCCCAGGTGTTGGTTTCTGGCATCCCTGAGTATAGGTTTTCCTTTTTTTCTTGATTCGTTAGGGGATTGAGCCAACAAATATCCACACAGGCGATCGCCCCATCCAGAAATTCAACCAGCGTAAATCCATGCCAGGACCCCACGGGAGACGGCATTATTCGAGGGCTGAGGGCTGCATTTAGGTAAAGGGTTTGATCTCGGCAACACAGACGTGTCCGTTGGCGATCGCGGCGATGGCGTAGGCGATGGTGCATGTGACCAAAGGCTACCAGAGGAATGGTTTTCCCTTGGGCCTTTAATGCGGTAATGGCCATGGCCAGGTCAGGATCCCCAAAGTCTCCCCCAAGGGGCATCCAATCGCGGCCACAGGGATCATCCGGGCGATCGCCTAAACCAGTGGGGCCATTATGGGATAGAAAAATTAACTGGTCAAAGGAAGAATCTAAGGCAGACTGAACAATGCGATCGCTGGATTGCTGAAAACTCTCTACCCCAAATCGCTGCCGCAAAAACTGGCGATGTTGCCAATGGGGCCCACCCCAACTAAAGGGCCGCCCGCCGACAACAGCAAAACCCAAGGCTTCACAGCCTAACCAGCCATAGCCCACATGGGCCGACCCCACTAAATCAAGCTGTTGCTGCACCCGATCTTCTCTCTGGCGATCGTAGGGACATTTCTTTCGTCCCCAGGAGGAGGCACTATACCAGGCATCATGATTACCAAAGGCAACGGCAATGGGTAAGGATAGCTGGGCGATCGCCGCCACAATATCCACCGCTTCATTACCAAAATCGCCCACAAACAGAGCTAAATCAACCCCTAACCCTTCTAAAAGCTTGGCATCTGTTATAGACCAACAACCATGAATATCGCCAATGACAGCTAGGGAAAAATGCATTTTCGCTTCAAGTGGGCCATTGGGCTATATAACTGTAAAAGAACGAATGTTCACCATATTTTATCTCAAGACAACTTACTTTTGAGCAATGACATTCAAGCTAATTAATGTATCCAAAATTCGCATACTACTACAGTCGTTAAAAATGCCAAACTCCGATACAGCCCAATAATCGGAAAAACCTGTTTCCTGGATATAGAGTCCTAGGGTTTCAAAATCAAAACCCACTTTATGAACATCATACTCATTGGTTTGTCCGCCAAATATAATTCGCATCAAGTGATGTCGCTCTAGGGGAAGCATATTTGGATTCACATATAGCCAGCAAAGCGTCCTCAAATCAGGAACGCTAATCATGAGTTCTCCCCCTGGCTTTAGAACTCGGTACCATTCCTTCAGCACTAAAATTAATTCTTGATTGAGTCCATAGAAAAAATGTTCTAGAACATGGCTAGAATAAATTCGATCAATGCTATTATCTGCAAACTGGGACAAATCCGCCGCATTTCCCACATAATCCACTTCAGGACGTTCTAAAACATCTAGGATTTTCCAATCAGGATGGGCCTGTTTCCCACCGATATGGAGGTTGAATTGAGGTGTCATAGTCAAAGTCTCTGTAATGAATACTGGAAGCATGATCCAGTTTGGCATCTTCCATGAAGGCAGAAATCGCTAACTCCAGATACATTCCGCGATTGAGATCATTATCAGCCCCATCAGCTTCGATAAGTGCCAACACCCCACAGTTATTCAGGTCTAGGGGCGTACTAGGTTCATCCCAGTGGGTGTGATCAATACTCTGTTTTACTCGATCCCAAGCAGGAGACGATAATGTTACCCCATGATTCTCAATGAAATTTTGATAGGCGGCAAACAAAATCGTACCTTAATAATTACGGAGAATATTGCTTAGCTGAGTTGATTCAGAGGAGGTAAGCCTCGCATTTGCCGCAGGGCATTTAGGCATAAAGGGCAATCGCAACCAAATAGGGCAACAGCCATATTACTTTCTTCTTCAGAAAATTCCAGCATGGTCGGTGGCATATTGGGGGTATCCCCTACTGCCGTAATTTCAGGGTTTGGCGTTTCTTGGCCTAGGCGGGTACAGGTCAGGCGAAATTTGTTATGAGGATCAGGCAAACAAGCCCGATCTTCCATTATAGGCCCAGTAATAGGGAGATTGACTTCGGCGCGGGCAGATTGCACTAAGGGAAATAGGGCAAACAATGATCCGAGAAGGGTGGGGCTGGCCATGAGGGCTAGACGAAACTGGGGCATATCCTCATCTCCAAATAAATTTAATCAGTGGGTAAAAATCCAGGACTGTATGCTCGATAGTGTAAGGGGCAATACTTCCCTTGTCTAGACATACCGATCGCCCCCAGGGTTCATGCAACCACAGCGATCGCTGAATCCGCTAGGATCCAAGGGCATCCCTCAGAGACATTCCATGGATATTGGTCTTCCTAAGGAAATTAAGGATCAAGAATTTCGCGTTGGCTTAACCCCTGGGGTGGTTCAGACCCTAACGGAGAAGGGCCATCGGGTTTATGTGGAAACGGATGCGGGGGTAGGGTCAGGGTTTCCAGATCATGAATATAGCCAGGCGGGTGCAATCCTTGTTCCCACAGCAAAAGATGCCTGGCAGCAGGAACTAATTATTAAAGTAAAGGAGCCCCTACCTTCTGAATACGAGTACTTAAAACAAGATCAGCTTTTATTTACCTATCTCCATTTGGCGGCCAGTCAAGATTTAACCCAAGCCCTTATGGAATCTGGTGTGACGGCGATCGCCTACGAAACTGTTGAACAATTGTCCCAGGGACAGGTTTCCTTTCCCCTTTTAACCCCCATGAGTATGATTGCGGGACGATTAGCGGTTCAGTTTGGGGCCCGTTTTTTAGAGCGAAGCCAGGGGGGGCGGGGGGTCTTACTCAGTGGTATTCCGGGGGTCAAACCGGCCCAAGTGGTTATTTTAGGGGGTGGGGTTGTGGGTACGGAAGCAGCCCGAATTGCCGTGGGTATGGGGGCCCAGGTCAAAATTTTAGATATTAATGTGGATCGATTAATCTACCTAGAAACCCTCTTTGGTTCGCGAATCGAGTATCTTTACAGCACCTCCCATCAAATTGCCCAGGTTATCCCTGGTGCTGATCTCGTGATTGGAGCCGTTTTAGTACCAGGGCAACGCCCCCCCTGTCTCGTACCGGCAGACTTGGTAAAACAAATGCACCCTGGCTCGGTGATTGTGGATGTTGCCGTGGATCAAGGGGGGTGCATTGAAACCCTGCGACCTACGAGTCATTCCCAACCCATCTACTGTGAGTATGGTGTAATTCACTATGGGGTACCAAATATGCCTGGAGCCGTTCCCTGGACGGCCACCCAAGCCCTGACGAACAGTACATTGCCCTATATTCTCCGCTTAGCAAATTCAGGAATCCAAGCCTTTGATCGGGATCCAGGGTTGGGACGGGGGCTGAATGTTCAGGGGGGGCGGTTGATGCATCCGGCGGTCAAACAGGTGTTTCCAGAGTTAAATTAGTTGCTATACCGCAAGTCATCGGTGGGGCATAACCTGAAGCTTGCCTGTCAGTCTTCATAAGGTAGAGTATTAAAGATACTTAAATTTTTATAAGTGGCTGGGTTCAATTAACCTAAACATGCTGGCAGGGAAAAAGGCGGTAATCTCCCTGCATGGGAGCTACACTGCGATTCCCTTCTCTTACAAGTAATTGCGCCTACCTACTTAGGTATTTATGGTAAAAGCTTAGGAAAAATTCTACCTGTAAAATCCAAGAATAATCTTCTAAAAAGGTAGCAAATATTAAATGCTTGAAAAGGTCGAACTTTATAACTTTAAAAGTCATAGATCCACAGAACTCAACCTAGATGATTCCCGCCTACATGCACTGGTAGGACAAAATAGTTCTGGAAAAACATCTGTTTTGCAAGCGTTGCATTATCTTAGTCGGCTTGCCAACTATGACAATTCATCATTTGCACATATCTTTCAGTTTGAACGCGCGCCTGAATTTATAACAACAATCGGGGAAAATTACTTGTCTGTTAAAGTTAACGGATTTTGGGGGTACAAAAGACCAAAACGTTGGCAGGCTGCTTACAGTTGGAAACAGAATGTAAATCCACCTTGGTTTCCAATCGCGTCATGGCAGATTTATGATGATCCAGAGAAAAATATTCCAGGTGGTTGGAAAAGTTCGTTAAAAGATGCACCCGAACCAATCCCTCAAGCATTGAGATTTTGTGTTCACCTCAAGTTAGATGCTGCTAATCTCGCAAAAGCTGCTTATAGTGAGGCGATTACTCCACGAGTTGAATTTGATGGTTCAGGGTTAGCACCTACATTAGATTATCTTCGTGATGAAGCCCCAGATAATTTCCAATCCTTACAGGAAATGCTGAAGCGAATTGTTCCAGGGGTTCAAAAAGTAGGCGTAAGACGTGCCAAAGTTATGATCAATCGGCAGCGCTTAATTGAGGTTGATGGGAAATCTATTTCCTACGAAGAAAGCCAAGAAATTGCTGGACAAGAGATTGTGTTAGATATGAATACGGGTGAGCGTATTCCTGCTCATGCTATTAGTGAAGGGACAATGTTAACTCTGGGGCTGCTGACTGTGCTGATGAATCCTAAGCAACCAAATTTAGTATTGTTAGATGATGTAGAGCAAGGACTTCATCCAAAAGCACAACGAGAATTAATGACTGTTTTTAAGGAAATCATTCAATCTAATAAAAATCTGCAAATTATCTTCTCTACTCACTCTCCTTACATTGTAGACGATCTTACTCCATCCCAAGTTCATGTATTGAGTAATGCGAACTCAGGGTTTACTCGTTCTAAGCGATTAGACGAACATCCTGATGTGGAATGGGCAAAACAAACTTTGACCACTGGTGAATTTTGGGATGCGGAGGGAGAAGATTGGGTGGTTGCTGGAGAAATAAATGCTTGATTTTGTTGTAGTTGTTGAAAGCAGTGCAGATGCACAAACTGCCACGAAATTAGCTGAGCGTGTATTCGTAGAAAGAGTAGATTGGTTAGAGCCTGAGTATTTACAAGGTTTATTTCGATGGGGCGGATTAGAGGAAGGAAGTGAGTATTCATGCTGGAGGGATATTAGAAATATTATGCAGCGTGCTAAAGAGTCAGGTTTACCTATTCCAAAGTTTTTGGGACATGGCAGAAGCGGAGCACTAAAAGCTGATGGTGCAGCAACAATGAAAATTTTGAATCTAATAAGATGTCTTCAGCTTAAGAACATCCGAAAAGTTAGAGCAGTTCTCTTGATTCGGGATTTAGATAATCAACCTGAGCGAAGGGAAGGTATTGAGCAAGCTCGTGCAGAACATATTGAGCAGCAACCTAAATTAGAGATTATTATTGGTGCGGCTGATCCAATGCGAGAAGCTTGGGTCTTAAATGGATTTACTCCAGCTAGTCGAAAGGAAGTGCGAGCTTTAGAGAATATTAAGAACCAATTAAATTTTGATCCTTGTGAGGATTCGCACAGATTACGTTCTAATTCTTGGGAAGAACCTGAACGAATTAGAAATCCTAAAATAGTACTTGAAGAACTTACCAAAAGGAACAAGTTACGAGAACAGAGTTGCTGGGAAGAAACTAGCCTAGAGCTTCTACAACAAAGAGGTACAAATACGGGGCTAACAGCTTACCTTTGGGAGATTGAGCAACGGCTAATTCCAGTTATTCTCGAATAGAATTCTGAATTTGGTTCAATACAAGTACAATTAAGTTCCTAGCACTTAAGACAGCATAATCTTAAACTTAGTTATTGTGTCTTTTGCTACTGTAAATCAAAAAAATACCCGTGAGTAAGGCGGGAAGAGTGATGCAGGCCCAAACTACGGGCACGGTATTGGGCAAAGGATAGGTCAGCGCAATGGTTTTGAGGGCGATCGCCATAATTAGGGAAATCAGGAATAACTGGATTAGCCATCTCCCCTCCTGCCAACGAAATCCCTGATGTTCTTCCTTCAAGGTGTTCTCCTTCAAGACAGGGTACTCCGAAATAACCCCTGGGGACGAATGAGCAACACCACCATCATGACGATAAATGCAACGGCTAATTTATATTCATTGGGAATAATCAGGGTACTCACCTCCTGGGTAATACCAATCACCATGGCTCCGGCTATCGCTCCGTAGGGGTTGCCAATGCCCCCCAAAATAATTGCGGCAAAAAGGGGCAAAATCAAAAACCAGCCCATGGTGGGCCGCACCGCCGTAACCAGGCCATAGAGTCCCCCACTGACTCCCGTTAACACCCCTGCCAAAATCCAGGTACAGAGGACAACCCACTCCACATCAATGCCGGAAACCCTGGCTAAATCAAGATCATCGGCCACGGCTCGCATTGCCTTGCCAATTTTTGTTCGCTGAAAAATTAAATGAATGGCAATCATGGCTACGAAGGCGAGAATCACCACAACTAAGTTAGAGTAGGCAATTCTCAGTCCCAAAAACGTAATGGCGGGCATCACTGGCAATCGATAGGTTTGGTTTTCACTCCCCCAGAGCAGAATAATGCCATTTCGTAAAATGAATGAAAGACCAATGGAAATAATAATCAACGTGGTGGAATTCGCTCGGCGATCGCGCATTACCGACCAGATCAGTTTTTCCCCCACTAACATCAACCCCGCCGTGCCCACTGCTCCCACCACCATGGCCAGCCAAATATTCACCCCTAGGGCATTGGTAAAAAGGGTCAAATAGGCCCCAATGGCCATAAAATCGCCGTGGGCAAAGTTAGAGAGCCGCAGAATTCCAAAGGTGAGGGTTAGGCCAATGGCCGAAAGGGCAATAATACTACCCACCGCCACCCCGTTCACCACCAGTTGGGCAAGTTGTGCATCCATCTAAACCTCCGAGGGACTCTCTCTTTTGGCGATGTCTTTGGTGGAAACAAAGCCTTTAATAATATATACCCCCAAATAATATACGCCTAAATAAATGTCCCTGGGAATTAAAGGTCGGGTTGAACCGGATTACACCTTGTCAAACAAAGTCACCTTGGCCAGTAACCCAGCCATTGTGAAGAACAGAGCCACCAGGAATGCCCACAGACGGTTATCGGTAGATGTCTGACGTTTGGAAAGATCCGTAATTTGTTCATTGGTTGTCTTCACTTCCACCCTTACTGCATCAATTTTTGCCTCTATTGTGTTGAACTTTTCCGCAGTAGTGGCAATGTAAATCTCTAGCTTTTTGTCCATGGCCTGGATATGACCCTGCAAGGACTTGATATCGGACTGCATGGAGGCGATCGCATCCAACACTTGACCGAGTTCTGATGTAGTGGCTGATTCACCCATGACTTAATTTATGGCCTATTTTATTTATGGCCTGTTTCCCATTTATTCCCATTGCTTAATATTTAGTCTACCCCCTAGGGCGATCGCCTATGGGCAAAAAGAACTGTCTCCAGCCATCGTCGTGGCTGCCTAGCTTAGCGTAGAAATGTTATTATAAACCGGAATTATTGAGCGTATGTAGCGTATATACTGTGGCCCGTCCTGTTCTCTATGTTGCAATTACCAATCATGGTTTTGGCCATGTGACCCGCACGGCGGCACTGATTAATGCGATTCAAAGCCAAATCCCCGATCTTTTACCCTTAGTGGTAACCGCAGCCCCCCACTGGCTACTACGTTCCCATTTGCAGGGTGAGTTTATTCATCGTCCCCGCAGTTTGGATATTGGCGTGGTCCAACGGGATAGTCTACAGATGGATATAGCCGCCACCCATGGGAAATTAGCCCAGATCGAAGCTCTAGCTCCCCAAATCATTGCGGCGGAAGTAGATTTTATTACTCAAAATAAAGCGTCCCTGGTCTTGGCGGATATTCCCCCCTTGGCCACTGCCATTGCCGAACAAGCAGCCATTCCCTGCTGGATGGCCAGTAACTTTGGCTGGGACTTCATCTATGCCCCCTGGGGAAATGATTTTCGGGAGCGGGTGGCCTGGATTGAGGATCTCTACCGTCGCTGCGATCGCCTGTTTCGCCTACCCTTTGCGGAACCCATGGAGGAATTTCCGGTCATTGAAGATATTGGTTTAACAGGTACGAATCCCCGCTTTGAACCAGCGGAGCTACGGGAAGAACTTCAGATCACAACAGATCCCGAGAAAACCATTTTGCTCACCTTCGGCGGTTTGAGCTTACAGCACGTCCCCTACCAAAACCTAGATCAGTTTCCCGACTGGCAATTTATTACCTGTGATCCTGGGGCACCGGAGGGATTGGCCAATTTACGGAAACTTTGTGGCCAGGACTATCGCCCCGTGGACTTGATGGGAATCTGTGGTCGGGTACTATGCAAACCAGGTTACGGCACCTTTTCCGAAGCCTGTCGGGTTGGTCTTCCGATTACAACCATTACCCGCGATGATTTTGCCGAAGGGAAGCTCCTGATCCAAGGCATTCAGGATTATGCCTACCACCAAGTTTTATCCCCTGACGAATTCTTTGATACCTCTTGGGACTTTTTACATGGGGAACCCCAGGCTCCTCGACAACAAACCCCTCTAAAACAGGATGGAAATCGGGCGATCGCCACCGCCGTGCGTGATTTTTTTCATGGGAATTTTATGCTGGCCGCCTCTTGAGATAGATTCCATGGGGAATCCTAGTAATCCTAATGATGATGGGCCTTAACGATAACGTGAGTTCGGTTTAAGCAACTGTGAGCAAATGGTGATCAATGGCAATGGAGGGCTTCTTCGGTTGGTGAGTATAGGCAATTAGCCCACAGACGATGTTCACTAAGCAATTGATCGGGGAACGGTGACGAGAGTGTTCAATTTGAGAAATGTTCTTCAACTGATCAATTACTGTCTCGATAATGGCCCGTTTTCTCAGCATCAAGCGATCTCTCAATCCCAACAAACGATTCTTCATGTTGCGTCGTAGCTTCGTGATCAGTTGTATCCCCGTTGCCTCCATCAACTGTTTTGCCAATTTCTGGGAGACATAGCCCTTGTCTGCAAACACCTTGCCAAAGAGGTGTTTCAGCAGTTGAGGGACAGGTGTACGGTCATCTGTGTTACCTGGTGTGAAGGTGAAGTTGAGCAACTCTCCTTTGTCGTTGATCACCAGATGCAGCTTGAAGCCAAAGAACCAATCCACAGAAGTTTTACCGCATGCCGCCAAGTTTTTAAACACTTTGTGCTGAGGGATGCGACGGTTGTGACAAACTTTGAGACTGGTGGCATCAAGAAAACTGATGCCTGTACAGTGGCCGAAGCAAGAACGGAGATAGGCACACAAGGGCAGCAGGGTGCTGGGTATCCACTCAACAAAACGCCCGTAGCTAACCAAGCCTG carries:
- a CDS encoding TIGR04168 family protein; the encoded protein is MHFSLAVIGDIHGCWSITDAKLLEGLGVDLALFVGDFGNEAVDIVAAIAQLSLPIAVAFGNHDAWYSASSWGRKKCPYDRQREDRVQQQLDLVGSAHVGYGWLGCEALGFAVVGGRPFSWGGPHWQHRQFLRQRFGVESFQQSSDRIVQSALDSSFDQLIFLSHNGPTGLGDRPDDPCGRDWMPLGGDFGDPDLAMAITALKAQGKTIPLVAFGHMHHRLRHRRDRQRTRLCCRDQTLYLNAALSPRIMPSPVGSWHGFTLVEFLDGAIACVDICWLNPLTNQEKKENLYSGMPETNTWEK
- a CDS encoding AAA family ATPase — encoded protein: MLEKVELYNFKSHRSTELNLDDSRLHALVGQNSSGKTSVLQALHYLSRLANYDNSSFAHIFQFERAPEFITTIGENYLSVKVNGFWGYKRPKRWQAAYSWKQNVNPPWFPIASWQIYDDPEKNIPGGWKSSLKDAPEPIPQALRFCVHLKLDAANLAKAAYSEAITPRVEFDGSGLAPTLDYLRDEAPDNFQSLQEMLKRIVPGVQKVGVRRAKVMINRQRLIEVDGKSISYEESQEIAGQEIVLDMNTGERIPAHAISEGTMLTLGLLTVLMNPKQPNLVLLDDVEQGLHPKAQRELMTVFKEIIQSNKNLQIIFSTHSPYIVDDLTPSQVHVLSNANSGFTRSKRLDEHPDVEWAKQTLTTGEFWDAEGEDWVVAGEINA
- the ald gene encoding alanine dehydrogenase, producing the protein MDIGLPKEIKDQEFRVGLTPGVVQTLTEKGHRVYVETDAGVGSGFPDHEYSQAGAILVPTAKDAWQQELIIKVKEPLPSEYEYLKQDQLLFTYLHLAASQDLTQALMESGVTAIAYETVEQLSQGQVSFPLLTPMSMIAGRLAVQFGARFLERSQGGRGVLLSGIPGVKPAQVVILGGGVVGTEAARIAVGMGAQVKILDINVDRLIYLETLFGSRIEYLYSTSHQIAQVIPGADLVIGAVLVPGQRPPCLVPADLVKQMHPGSVIVDVAVDQGGCIETLRPTSHSQPIYCEYGVIHYGVPNMPGAVPWTATQALTNSTLPYILRLANSGIQAFDRDPGLGRGLNVQGGRLMHPAVKQVFPELN
- a CDS encoding glycosyl transferase; its protein translation is MARPVLYVAITNHGFGHVTRTAALINAIQSQIPDLLPLVVTAAPHWLLRSHLQGEFIHRPRSLDIGVVQRDSLQMDIAATHGKLAQIEALAPQIIAAEVDFITQNKASLVLADIPPLATAIAEQAAIPCWMASNFGWDFIYAPWGNDFRERVAWIEDLYRRCDRLFRLPFAEPMEEFPVIEDIGLTGTNPRFEPAELREELQITTDPEKTILLTFGGLSLQHVPYQNLDQFPDWQFITCDPGAPEGLANLRKLCGQDYRPVDLMGICGRVLCKPGYGTFSEACRVGLPITTITRDDFAEGKLLIQGIQDYAYHQVLSPDEFFDTSWDFLHGEPQAPRQQTPLKQDGNRAIATAVRDFFHGNFMLAAS
- a CDS encoding class I SAM-dependent methyltransferase; its protein translation is MTPQFNLHIGGKQAHPDWKILDVLERPEVDYVGNAADLSQFADNSIDRIYSSHVLEHFFYGLNQELILVLKEWYRVLKPGGELMISVPDLRTLCWLYVNPNMLPLERHHLMRIIFGGQTNEYDVHKVGFDFETLGLYIQETGFSDYWAVSEFGIFNDCSSMRILDTLISLNVIAQK
- a CDS encoding IS982 family transposase; protein product: MLSLEELFCYVDDFCQQFEPMWQQQLLGNGLAHRSRRRSLCLSEIMTILIGFHQSSYRNFKAYYTEKVHAHWCSAFPGLVSYGRFVEWIPSTLLPLCAYLRSCFGHCTGISFLDATSLKVCHNRRIPQHKVFKNLAACGKTSVDWFFGFKLHLVINDKGELLNFTFTPGNTDDRTPVPQLLKHLFGKVFADKGYVSQKLAKQLMEATGIQLITKLRRNMKNRLLGLRDRLMLRKRAIIETVIDQLKNISQIEHSRHRSPINCLVNIVCGLIAYTHQPKKPSIAIDHHLLTVA
- a CDS encoding branched-chain amino acid ABC transporter permease, producing the protein MDAQLAQLVVNGVAVGSIIALSAIGLTLTFGILRLSNFAHGDFMAIGAYLTLFTNALGVNIWLAMVVGAVGTAGLMLVGEKLIWSVMRDRRANSTTLIIISIGLSFILRNGIILLWGSENQTYRLPVMPAITFLGLRIAYSNLVVVILAFVAMIAIHLIFQRTKIGKAMRAVADDLDLARVSGIDVEWVVLCTWILAGVLTGVSGGLYGLVTAVRPTMGWFLILPLFAAIILGGIGNPYGAIAGAMVIGITQEVSTLIIPNEYKLAVAFIVMMVVLLIRPQGLFRSTLS